The Magnolia sinica isolate HGM2019 chromosome 9, MsV1, whole genome shotgun sequence genome contains a region encoding:
- the LOC131256614 gene encoding probable mitochondrial adenine nucleotide transporter BTL1 isoform X2, which produces MMLPPKEIDLDKEACFELRFQVPDVRLAMKGFLRNREVGEFLSGALAGAMTKAVLAPLETIRTRMVVGVGSRHIAGSFIEVIEQQGWQGLWAGNTINMLRIIPTQAIELGTFEWVKRTLTSSQGKHNQNKCPKVRIGRFNFELSFSCISPVAVGGAAAGIVSTLICHPLEVMKDRLTVNPGAYPTISLALHNIYKDGGIGAFYAGISPTLIGMLPYSTCYYFMYDRMKNSYCQAKKKASLNRAELLLIGALSGFTASTISYPLEVARKRLMVGSLQGKCPANISAALSEVIQQEGLLGLYRGWGASCLKVMPSSGITWMFYEAWKDVLLVDRPHL; this is translated from the exons ATGATGCTGCCGCCGAAGGAGATTGATCTTGACAAGGAAGCTTGTTTCGAGCTCCGTTTTCAAGTACCTGATGTTCGGCTAGCAATGAAA GGCTTTCTAAGGAATAGAGAAGTTGGTGAGTTTCTCAGTGGGGCTTTAGCAGGTGCCATGACGAAAGCTGTCTTGGCTCCTCTTGAAACCATTAG gactAGAATGGTGGTCGGTGTCGGGTCCAGACACATTGCAGGCAGCTTTATTGAGGTCATAGAACAGCAAGGCTGGCAAGGACTCTGGGCAGGCAACACCATCAATATGCTCCGTATAATCCCAACTCAAGCAATTGAGCTTGGCACGTTCGAATGGGTCAAACGAACGTTAACATCTTCCCAAGGGAAACACAACCAAAACAAGTGTCCGAAAGTGCGAATCGGCCGTTTCAATTTCGAGTTATCTTTTTCGTGCATCTCTCCTGTGGCTGTTGGTGGTGCAGCTGCAGGGATTGTGAGCACGCTTATCTGTCATCCTCTAGAAGTCATGAAG GATCGCTTGACCGTAAATCCCGGGGCTTACCCTACTATTAGCCTTGCTCTTCACAACATCTACAAGGACGGTGGAATTGGCGCCTTTTATGCTGGTATTTCACCAACTCTGATTGGCATGCTTCCATACAGTACGTGCTACTATTTCATGTATGATAGGATGAAGAACTCTTACTGCCAAGCAAAGAAGAAGGCTTCACTAAACCGTGCAGAGCTGCTTCTAATAGGAGCTCTATCAG GTTTCACAGCCAGCACGATCAGCTATCCGTTGGAAGTGGCGAGAAAGcgcctgatggttggatcactgCAAGGGAAGTGTCCAGCTAACATATCCGCTGCATTGTCGGAGGTCATTCAGCAGGAGGGGCTGCTGGGTCTCTATAGAGGGTGGGGCGCAAGCTGCTTGAAAGTAATGCCGTCATCTGGCATTACATGGATGTTCTATGAAGCATGGAAGGATGTTTTGCTCGTTGACAGGCCTCATTTGTAG
- the LOC131256098 gene encoding uncharacterized protein LOC131256098, with translation MIDMIGNFYRFIGDLLQPLVAPRNRLAQLNADDGSTGSHGLAHLDDLAARALTAVFGMDAEGRIRKETARCVVEKLGLIGGDEDGYGFELVGGPEDELLRAEEIVGGAEEEDGPQQRVELLRQAFMVFDEDGNGFIEAVEVKRVLECLGLAKGLDMGEFERMVEMADLNFDGKVDFDEFELMMGEKHK, from the coding sequence ATGATCGACATGATTGGCAATTTTTACCGATTCATCGGCGATCTCCTCCAACCATTAGTGGCCCCACGTAATAGATTGGCTCAGCTCAATGCTGATGATGGTTCGACCGGTTCGCATGGTTTGGCCCATCTCGACGATCTGGCCGCTAGGGCGCTGACTGCAGTTTTTGGTATGGATGCCGAGGGGAGAATAAGGAAGGAGACGGCACGTTGTGTGGTGGAGAAGCTTGGTTTGATCGGTGGCGATGAGGATGGATATGGGTTCGAGCTTGTCGGTGGGCCGGAAGATGAGCTCCTGCGGGCCGAGGAGATTGTGGGTGGAGCGGAGGAGGAGGATGGGCCGCAGCAGCGTGTAGAGCTCCTGCGGCAGGCCTTCATGGTGTTTGACGAGGATGGTAATGGTTTTATAGAAGCTGTGGAGGTGAAGAGAGTGTTGGAGTGTCTTGGGCTGGCTAAAGGGTTGGATATGGGAGAATTTGAACGGATGGTTGAGATGGcggatttgaattttgatgggaAGGTGGATTTTGATGAATTTGAATTGATGATGGGTGAAAAACATAAATAA
- the LOC131256615 gene encoding bZIP transcription factor RISBZ4 isoform X2 produces MERNSNEDLLCRSANRSHQQHHQDLSRNLGIPEGFPGMKGGVWGLGPDLDELLGLEMGVEQENENRISKEEEKRRNGGGIFSADGVDVSCADLSFGSGNNCTDTVSSITACGPPRMWTQNPTARHSSISPTIDSQSSICAGSPISPHKLKSGDNQGQGGTSGSSREQSDDDDEAGPCEQSKDGIDLRSMRRKVSNRESARRSRRRKQAHLADLESQVDQLRGENASLYKQLTDASQQFNEAATDNRVLKSDVEALRMKVKMAEDMVARGSLTCSLNHLLQNHSPPSPSLNARRLGVPDIGVSVCGQIPTVVLENGDTPNGNIRTRVNNITQLQRIASLEHLQNRISGEALSCGSEIWPWDAQVTPVSKQI; encoded by the exons ATGGAGCGGAATTCGAACGAAGATCTGCTCTGTCGCAGCGCGAATCGATCGCATCAGCAGCACCATCAGGACTTATCGAGGAATCTCGGAATTCCCGAGGGCTTTCCAGGGATGAAAGGTGGCGTTTGGGGCTTGGGACCGGACCTGGATGAGCTGCTGGGGCTGGAGATGGGAGTAGAACAGGAAAACGAGAATCGGATTTCGAAAGAGGAGGAGAAGCGAAGGAACGGTGGCGGGATTTTCAGCGCAGATGGAGTAGACGTTTCCTGTGCTGATTTGAGTTTCGGTTCCGGCAACAACTGCACG GATACGGTAAGCAGCATTACAGCTTGTGGTCCCCCACGAATGTGGACACAGAATCCAACAGCCAGGCATTCAAGCATTTCTCCGACCATTGATTCCCAATCATCAATATGTG CTGGAAGTCCGATTTCGCCTCATAAGCTTAAAAGTGGAGATAATCAAGGACAAGGAGGAACGAGCGGTTCTTCCAGGGAGCAgtcggatgatgatgatgaagctggGCCATGTGAGCAAAGCAAGGATGGCATCGATTTGAGGAGCATGAGAAG AAAGGTGTCCAATCGGGAGTCTGCTAGACGatcaagaagaagaaagcaagcgCATTTGGCTGATCTTGAATCACAG GTCGATCAACTGAGAGGAGAAAATGCTTCTCTATACAAGCAGCTGACGGATGCTAGTCAACAATTCAATGAAGCCGCTACGGATAATCGGGTGCTGAAATCAGATGTGGAAGCTTTGAGAATGAAG GTGAAAATGGCAGAGGACATGGTTGCCAGAGGCTCTCTGACTTGCAGCTTGAATCACCTGCTTCAAAACCATTCCCCACCATCCCCATCACTCAATGCCCGCCGTTTAGGAGTCCCAGACATAGGTGTCTCTGTCTGCGGACAGATCCCGACTGTCGTATTAGAAAATGGCGACACCCCCAATGGGAATATCAGGACCAGAGTGAATAACATCACGCAGTTGCAAAGGATCGCAAGCTTGGAACATTTGCAGAACAGGATTTCCGGCGAGGCACTGAGCTGTGGGTCCGAGATTTGGCCGTGGGATGCACAAGTAACTCCGGTATCCAAGCAGATCTGA
- the LOC131256614 gene encoding probable mitochondrial adenine nucleotide transporter BTL1 isoform X1: MAFESKSQERKKKNLVFFADVYSVMMLPPKEIDLDKEACFELRFQVPDVRLAMKGFLRNREVGEFLSGALAGAMTKAVLAPLETIRTRMVVGVGSRHIAGSFIEVIEQQGWQGLWAGNTINMLRIIPTQAIELGTFEWVKRTLTSSQGKHNQNKCPKVRIGRFNFELSFSCISPVAVGGAAAGIVSTLICHPLEVMKDRLTVNPGAYPTISLALHNIYKDGGIGAFYAGISPTLIGMLPYSTCYYFMYDRMKNSYCQAKKKASLNRAELLLIGALSGFTASTISYPLEVARKRLMVGSLQGKCPANISAALSEVIQQEGLLGLYRGWGASCLKVMPSSGITWMFYEAWKDVLLVDRPHL; this comes from the exons ATGGCATTTGAATCCAAATCtcaggagaggaagaagaagaatctgGTGTTTTTCGCAGATGTATATAGTGTGATGATGCTGCCGCCGAAGGAGATTGATCTTGACAAGGAAGCTTGTTTCGAGCTCCGTTTTCAAGTACCTGATGTTCGGCTAGCAATGAAA GGCTTTCTAAGGAATAGAGAAGTTGGTGAGTTTCTCAGTGGGGCTTTAGCAGGTGCCATGACGAAAGCTGTCTTGGCTCCTCTTGAAACCATTAG gactAGAATGGTGGTCGGTGTCGGGTCCAGACACATTGCAGGCAGCTTTATTGAGGTCATAGAACAGCAAGGCTGGCAAGGACTCTGGGCAGGCAACACCATCAATATGCTCCGTATAATCCCAACTCAAGCAATTGAGCTTGGCACGTTCGAATGGGTCAAACGAACGTTAACATCTTCCCAAGGGAAACACAACCAAAACAAGTGTCCGAAAGTGCGAATCGGCCGTTTCAATTTCGAGTTATCTTTTTCGTGCATCTCTCCTGTGGCTGTTGGTGGTGCAGCTGCAGGGATTGTGAGCACGCTTATCTGTCATCCTCTAGAAGTCATGAAG GATCGCTTGACCGTAAATCCCGGGGCTTACCCTACTATTAGCCTTGCTCTTCACAACATCTACAAGGACGGTGGAATTGGCGCCTTTTATGCTGGTATTTCACCAACTCTGATTGGCATGCTTCCATACAGTACGTGCTACTATTTCATGTATGATAGGATGAAGAACTCTTACTGCCAAGCAAAGAAGAAGGCTTCACTAAACCGTGCAGAGCTGCTTCTAATAGGAGCTCTATCAG GTTTCACAGCCAGCACGATCAGCTATCCGTTGGAAGTGGCGAGAAAGcgcctgatggttggatcactgCAAGGGAAGTGTCCAGCTAACATATCCGCTGCATTGTCGGAGGTCATTCAGCAGGAGGGGCTGCTGGGTCTCTATAGAGGGTGGGGCGCAAGCTGCTTGAAAGTAATGCCGTCATCTGGCATTACATGGATGTTCTATGAAGCATGGAAGGATGTTTTGCTCGTTGACAGGCCTCATTTGTAG
- the LOC131256615 gene encoding bZIP transcription factor RISBZ4 isoform X1, with amino-acid sequence MERNSNEDLLCRSANRSHQQHHQDLSRNLGIPEGFPGMKGGVWGLGPDLDELLGLEMGVEQENENRISKEEEKRRNGGGIFSADGVDVSCADLSFGSGNNCTDTVSSITACGPPRMWTQNPTARHSSISPTIDSQSSICGPASACSGLTVAYTGSAGSPISPHKLKSGDNQGQGGTSGSSREQSDDDDEAGPCEQSKDGIDLRSMRRKVSNRESARRSRRRKQAHLADLESQVDQLRGENASLYKQLTDASQQFNEAATDNRVLKSDVEALRMKVKMAEDMVARGSLTCSLNHLLQNHSPPSPSLNARRLGVPDIGVSVCGQIPTVVLENGDTPNGNIRTRVNNITQLQRIASLEHLQNRISGEALSCGSEIWPWDAQVTPVSKQI; translated from the exons ATGGAGCGGAATTCGAACGAAGATCTGCTCTGTCGCAGCGCGAATCGATCGCATCAGCAGCACCATCAGGACTTATCGAGGAATCTCGGAATTCCCGAGGGCTTTCCAGGGATGAAAGGTGGCGTTTGGGGCTTGGGACCGGACCTGGATGAGCTGCTGGGGCTGGAGATGGGAGTAGAACAGGAAAACGAGAATCGGATTTCGAAAGAGGAGGAGAAGCGAAGGAACGGTGGCGGGATTTTCAGCGCAGATGGAGTAGACGTTTCCTGTGCTGATTTGAGTTTCGGTTCCGGCAACAACTGCACG GATACGGTAAGCAGCATTACAGCTTGTGGTCCCCCACGAATGTGGACACAGAATCCAACAGCCAGGCATTCAAGCATTTCTCCGACCATTGATTCCCAATCATCAATATGTG GCCCTGCATCCGCATGTAGCGGTTTAACAGTTGCATACACTGGTTCAGCTGGAAGTCCGATTTCGCCTCATAAGCTTAAAAGTGGAGATAATCAAGGACAAGGAGGAACGAGCGGTTCTTCCAGGGAGCAgtcggatgatgatgatgaagctggGCCATGTGAGCAAAGCAAGGATGGCATCGATTTGAGGAGCATGAGAAG AAAGGTGTCCAATCGGGAGTCTGCTAGACGatcaagaagaagaaagcaagcgCATTTGGCTGATCTTGAATCACAG GTCGATCAACTGAGAGGAGAAAATGCTTCTCTATACAAGCAGCTGACGGATGCTAGTCAACAATTCAATGAAGCCGCTACGGATAATCGGGTGCTGAAATCAGATGTGGAAGCTTTGAGAATGAAG GTGAAAATGGCAGAGGACATGGTTGCCAGAGGCTCTCTGACTTGCAGCTTGAATCACCTGCTTCAAAACCATTCCCCACCATCCCCATCACTCAATGCCCGCCGTTTAGGAGTCCCAGACATAGGTGTCTCTGTCTGCGGACAGATCCCGACTGTCGTATTAGAAAATGGCGACACCCCCAATGGGAATATCAGGACCAGAGTGAATAACATCACGCAGTTGCAAAGGATCGCAAGCTTGGAACATTTGCAGAACAGGATTTCCGGCGAGGCACTGAGCTGTGGGTCCGAGATTTGGCCGTGGGATGCACAAGTAACTCCGGTATCCAAGCAGATCTGA